The proteins below are encoded in one region of Silene latifolia isolate original U9 population chromosome 2, ASM4854445v1, whole genome shotgun sequence:
- the LOC141643343 gene encoding protein ALTERED PHOSPHATE STARVATION RESPONSE 1-like — protein MGCCVSRIDRQEMVSRCKARKKYIKHLVLARQSLSVSHSFYLRSLRATGASLLHFATGESSLHHHHHLNHRPLPPPLPMSPSPPLPPTPPPPPSISPSTDTWTTTTASTTTNATPLPPPPPPPPPPCASSSVGSTWDFWDPFAAEREGRDATTEEEWEEATTEVTEVRVAANVGAAASVVSGYSKEESEMAVVVSRQGKELVEIIKELDHYFLTAADAAAFVSGVLEVPSFVNHHHRHLSSSGNNGRSMNWSPMLWGGGGKLGGLGLGKLGEECGMVVGRMGMINGNGGVNNVINGTNNNTNNNGGSHCATLERLYAWEKKLFHEVKNAEKLRMEHEKRVEQLRRLEVKRADYMKTEKTKKEVEKLESLLEVASQAIQTTSDEIIRLRESDLYPQLLDLIKGFMCMWRSMYECHQVQMHIVDQLKLLNPIPSNEPTSEIHRQSTLQLEAELQQWHQSFTNLVKAQRDYIHSLTGWLRLSLFQFNKNPLMRSIQDSSIYSLCELWQVQIDHVPDKVASEGIKSLLTVVHAIVVQQAEEHKQKKRSENANRDLEKRAAQLRSLEGKYGPYSLPEMSGTRNGKDPVGDKRAKVDMLKNKAEEEKAKHEKAVGVTRAMTLNNIQMGLPHVFQAITGFSSVCTQSFEKVYNEVKVIEQDTDVKRLMA, from the exons ATGGGGTGTTGTGTTTCAAGAATAGACAGACAAGAAATGGTCTCTAGATGTAAAGCTCGTAAAAAATATATCAAGCACTTAGTTTTAGCTCGTCAATCTCTTTCCGTTTCACATTCTTTTTACTTGCGCTCTCTCCGTGCTACCGGCGCCTCTCTTCTCCATTTCGCTACCGGCGAATCCTctctccaccaccatcaccacctcaACCACCGTCCTTTACCTCCGCCTCTGCCGATGTCTCCGTCTCCACCACTACCTCCGACACCACCCCCGCCACCGTCGATAAGTCCTAGTACCGACACCTGGACAACCACCACGGCATCGACAACCACCAATGCGACACCACTTCCTCCACCTCCACCACCTCCCCCGCCGCCGTGTGCGTCGTCGTCGGTGGGTTCGACATGGGATTTCTGGGATCCGTTTGCCGCGGAGAGGGAAGGGAGGGATGCGACGACGGAGGAAGAGTGGGAGGAAGCGACGACGGAAGTGACGGAGGTTAGAGTAGCGGCGAATGTAGGTGCGGCGGCGTCTGTGGTGAGTGGTTATTCGAAAGAGGAGAGTGAAATGGCGGTGGTGGTTTCAAGACAAGGGAAGGAGTTAGTGGAAATTATCAAAGAGTTGGATCATTATTTTTTAACTGCTGCTGATGCTGCTGCTTTTGTTTCGGGTGTTTTGGAAGTTCCGTCTTTTGTTAATCATCACCATCGTCACCTCTCTTCTTCAG gTAACAATGGGAGGAGTATGAATTGGAGTCCAATGTTATGGGGAGGAGGTGGGAAGTTGGGTGGATTAGGGTTAGGGAAATTAGGAGAGGAATGTGGGATGGTGGTTGGAAGAATGGGGATGATTAATGGTAATGGAGGTGTTAATAATGTCATTAATggtactaataataatactaataataatggtGGTAGTCATTGTGCTACATTAGAGAGGCTTTATGCTTGGGAAAAGAAACTCTTCCATGAGGTCAAG AATGCAGAGAAATTAAGGATGGAGCATGAGAAAAGAGTGGAGCAGCTGAGGAGACTAGAGGTAAAGAGGGCAGATTACATGAAAACAGAGAAAACTAAGAAAGAGGTGGAAAAGTTGGAGTCATTATTAGAAGTTGCTTCTCAAGCCATCCAAACTACCTCGGATGAGATCATCAGATTAAGGGAGTCTGATCTCTACCCTCAACTCCTTGATCTTATTAAAGG ATTTATGTGCATGTGGAGGAGCATGTATGAGTGTCATCAAGTGCAGATGCACATAGTTGATCAGCTCAAGCTCCTCAACCCCATCCCATCCAACGAACCCACATCGGAGATACACCGTCAATCTACATTGCAACTTGAGGCAGAACTCCAACAATGGCATCAGTCGTTCACCAACCTAGTAAAGGCTCAACGCGACTACATACATTCCTTAACTGGGTGGCTCCGTCTTAGCCTCTTTCAGTTCAATAAAAATCCGCTTATGAGATCGATCCAAGATTCCTCAATCTACTCGCTTTGTGAACTTTGGCAAGTACAAATTGATCATGTCCCCGACAAAGTAGCCTCCGAGGGGATCAAGAGCTTATTAACGGTAGTTCATGCCATTGTAGTCCAACAGGCGGAGGAACATAAGCAGAAGAAAAGGTCAGAGAATGCCAACAGGGACCTCGAGAAGAGAGCCGCCCAACTCAGGTCCCTTGAAGGGAAGTACGGCCCGTATTCCTTGCCTGAGATGTCTGGTACTAGAAATGGCAAGGACCCGGTTGGGGACAAACGTGCTAAAGTTGACATGTTGAAGAATAAAGCGGAAGAAGAGAAGGCAAAGCATGAGAAAGCCGTGGGGGTGACTCGGGCGATGACCCTGAACAACATCCAAATGGGTCTTCCGCATGTTTTTCAGGCTATTACTGGATTCTCAAGTGTGTGCACTCAAAGTTTCGAGAAAGTTTACAACGAGGTGAAAGTTATAGAGCAGGACACTGATGTGAAGAGGTTAATGGCCTGA